DNA from Prosthecochloris marina:
AAAAGTCGGCCAGATCAACGGCCTCTCGGTTTACATGCTCGGCAACCAAAGTTTTGGCAAACCCAGCCGTATTACCACCAGAATCAAGATGGGAAAGGGTGAAGTCATCGATATTGAGCGTGAGGTCGAAATGGGCGGGCCGATCCATTCAAAAGGAGTGATGATTCTCTCCGGTTTTCTCGGCGGCAGGTTTGGTGGGGAGCAACCGCTCTCCCTCTCGGCTACCCTTGTATTTGAGCAATCCTATGGAGGCATTGAAGGCGACAGCGCCTCTTCAGCTGAATTGTACGCGCTGCTTTCCGCCATTTCCGGAAAACCGATCAAGCAATGTTTTGCTGTCACCGGTTCGGTCAATCAGTATGGAGAAATACAGGCCATCGGAGGAGTAAACGAAAAAATCGAGGGTTTTTTCGACCTCTGTCTCGAAAGAGGACTTTCAGGAAATCAGGGCGTCCTTATACCAGCTTCAAACGTAAGAAACCTGATGTTGCGTGACGATGTCGTAGACGCCGTCAAACAACGTAACTTCGTCATTTATCCTGTAACTCATATCGATGAAGGCATAGAGATCCTGACCGGCATCCCCGCAGGAAAACAGCTTGAAGATGGCAATTATCCCAAAGAGACGATCAATGGTCTTGCTGTTGAAAGGCTTACATCCATGGCGGAAAAACAGAAAAAATATACCGAAGGCACAAACAATAAAAACCCGAATGAATCATGACCGGGGTAGCGAAGAGAATTACTATAAAAAGAATTACCGTTGCAATCGACTGTTCCCCGCATAGCCGTGCATCGCTATTTGCAGCTGCCGAAATAGCAGGAATGCTGCAAGCCGAACTCCTTGGCGTCTTTGTAGAAGACATTAACCTGATCCGAATGGCAGAACTGCCGTTTTCACAGGAAATACACCTTCACACCGCCCGCAGTGAACCTCTTGACTCGTCAAAACTCGAACGTTTGCTGAAACTCCAAGCAAAGGAAGCGCACGAGCTATTCATACAAACCGCCGAACGTTTCGGCATTCCTTACCGGTTCAGAAAGCTTCGAGGCATGGTCCCAACTGAAGTGCTGGAGGCAGCTCTTGGCACCGATCTCCTGGCAATGGGCAGATCAGGCAGAACTCCTGTATGCTGCAGAGGACTCGGCTCAACTGCTAAAAAGGCGATCAGGGAAGCAAAAACCAATATACTGCTCACAAGGCCAGGCCTTGGAACTGACAGTCCACTGCTTGTCATCTATGACGGTTCGACCGGCGCAAAAGCTGCACTTGAAACAGCCCTTGGATTTGTGCGCGAAGAAGCTTCACTGCACGTGTTCCTTCTGGGAAACAACGTCCGGAGACATGCTTTCCTGAAAGATGAAGTTGAAATGATTCTGGGCAAGAGAATTGCGAAAAAAGAGTTTCACGTCATTCCCTGGACAGACAGCCGCACGATTGCGCAGTGTATACACATGATAGAACCGGGCCTGTTGGTCCTGAGCGATACATCCGACACTATCAGTACCGAAACAGTTTACAGCTTGATCGATACAATCGATTATCCTGTTCTACTGGTGAAAAGCCCGATGTAAACCCGCTCAGGGAAAAACGGAAAGGACACCGTCAAGGACAAACTGCACGGCAAGTGCCGTCAACAAGACCGCCGCCCCCATCGATGCGGGACCGGTAATCAGAGGGATTGCAAGGGGAAACACTGCGATATCGGGTTTTTGCATCGCTTCATTGGTTGATCTCGAACTACCGGTCTGCTGACCAAAAACCATGTTGATCCCGAAAAGCAACAGCAGCGGTTTTCAACATTACACAACGTTATTATCGAGCCGAACTTGAAGCATCCCGTCATCGCAGGGATACCTAATTGATTATCCGATGGGAAAAAGCTTAACGGTAACGCCAGTAACCCGGAGTCCATCTGCCAGTCGGTGACCGGTGCCCCGGCACCCAGTAAGCTCCGTCTTTGGGCGGCTTGAGCTTCTTCCACCTGCCGGTCACCCAATCCCCACGGTGGTTATAATGACCGGGAATCCATACCATCCTATGCCTTGGCGGGCCGACATATTTCCAATGACCGGGGATCAAAACACCTCGGGGAAGCGTATAAGGAGCGACCCATACAAAATCAGATCCAGGCTCTGCCGGACGGCTCACAACACACGACTGAAGGGGAAACACCGCAACGATACTTGCAATGAACAACAGAAGTTTCACCGATTTTCCCATACCGACATCCTCGTATCTTTATCGTACAAAACCACCACATATCACAAGGTAACGAAAAAGCTACAACGTCAGCATTGCCATCAATATCGATGCGGAAACTGCTGCATTCAGAGATTCGACTTCCGGCCCGGTCTTGCCGTGAGGAATGGTCACACGACGGTCGGCAATTTTCAGAATCTCTTGACCGATACCGTTCGCCTCGTTACCGATAACAAGCACCATCTTTTCAGGCCATGAATCGTAATCCCGAAAATCTGTTCCCTGCAGTGATGAGCAACAGATTTCATATCCTCCACGCCTCATCCTTTCAAGCTCCTCCCGAAGATCATCGACTCCATAATGACGCAAGCAGAAAATGCTCCCCGCACCAGCCCTTACCGCTTTCGGATTGTAACGGTCTGCCGTTCCGGGTCCGCAAATCAGGCCAGAAATCCCAAACCATGCAGCAGTTCTTACAATAGTGCCTACATTGCCTGGATCCTGAACATCATCAAGCGCAACAGCCAGTGATTTCCCTGCTTTCCCGAAAGAGGTGTTCCGGGTTTCAGGGATCCTCTGCTGACTGAAAATCCCTACTACCCCCTGAGCTGTCGACGTTCCGGAAAGACGATAGCCCTGTTCATGATCGATCAGGAATATTTTTTCACGAAACCGGTCTTTATACGGTATCCTGCAGAGTTGTTCAGGCTCGATAAACAAGGTTGTAAGATAACTCTCATCCGGCACATGGTTCAGCAATTCAGTGACGGTCCGAAGCCCTTCGGCAAGAAAAAGGCTCTCTTTATCACGGTATTTTTTCAGTTGAAGTTTTGCAAAACGCCTTATCTGGCTTTTACTTGCCTGCCTGAAAAAACTGCTGGTCATTTCTTGTTGAGGGACTTTTTAAAACGATCGATAACATCCCTTGGATTATGGGAAAATTCATCAGGGGGAGGGGGCATTTTTCCTCCTGCATCGTCCATATTGATATCGAGAGAATAGGTTTGTCCAGCCTTATCACCGTCCGGCTTTCTGCCGGTCAGGGTCTGCTCCATATACGCATCCATCTCTTCATGATCGAGCAACTGCCTCAATCCAGAACTTCCTCCGGAAACTTTGTCAAGTGCCTTCTTGACAGGTTGAAGCAGTTGGCTTTTATCGATGCCCTGCATATCCAGAGCGTATTGCAGCCGTTTGAATGCCACCGTATCCATAGCCTCCACTTTTTGCACCATCTGTTCAAACCCGCCGAAACCTTCTGCAAGGTTGTATAATTTGGAGTCTATTCCTTCGAAAGGATCTCGACGGGGTTCCGAAACCGGAGATCTGGAATATGATTCCGAAGTTTCAGGAGCTGCAGTCCGTTGTTTTTGTTGCCGTTTATTTTTCTTCTTCCCGCCGCCCGGCAGAAACTCCTCGTCTACTTCATAACCTTCCAGCAGCTTCCTCACTTTTTCATCTTTCATCGCACGGGCGCGTCTGGTGGAAACCGATTCGATTTCAGAGCGCTTGCCCTTCAGAAGAACAGCACCGAACAGAACTCCAAGAAACGCGAGAAAAACGACAAACGGCAAAAAAACAACCTCAAAACGAATACCATACAAAGCAATTACTACGATCTCCGACACAATTAGCAGGACCGACAAGCCTATGATAATCCTTGCAACAAGACGTTCACTCATATGACAGCTTTCTCTCAATTATGATTTCAAATACCTGCAACAGCTTTTGGCCTTATCATAATAGTCTACACAATTCCTGATAAATTTTATACACTATTGTCATATGGAATAACCGACCGATACCGACAATGACCTTACCTCACAGACTCGAACTCATTTCCCCGGCAGGTGACCGTACGTCACTCCTTGCAGCCCTTCAAGCTGGTGCCGACGCTGTTTACTTCGGTGCAGAAGGATACAACATGCGCGCTGCAAGCCGAAATTTCACAAAAGGTGATTTTACCGATATCGCCGGTTTGTGCGGAAAATATCGCGCAAAAGCATATCTGGCACTCAACACGGTAGTATACGACGACGAAATCCAAACTGTCGAGGAAACGGTAATGGCAGCAAAAGATGCCGGTCTTGATGCGGTTATCTGCTGGGATCTTTCAGTCATTGAAGCCTGTCGTAAAGCGGACATTCCGTTTCATATTTCTACACAGGCATCGGTCAGCAATTACAGTGCTGTACAGTTTTACGCTTCTCTGGGAGCACGAATGATCGTACCTGCTCGTGAACTCACGCTCGAGCAGGTTCAGAACATCATCAGCAGCATCCGTAACGATCGCCTCAACGTCACCATCGAATGTTTCATACACGGAGCCATGTGCATGGCTGTCTCCGGAAGATGTTTTCTTTCTCAGGACATTTTCGGCCGTTCTGCAAATCGCGGCGCCTGTATGCAGCCCTGCAGACGAAGTTACACCATTATCGATGCTGAAGACGGCCATGAACTGGAACTCGGGACCGATACCGTAATGAGCCCGAAAGACCTCTGCACCATCACTTTTATCGACAAACTTATCAAAGCAGGCGTTACAGGGTTTAAAATTGAAGGGAGAAACAGAAGCCCCGAATATGTTCACACCACCACCACATGCTATCGCAAAGCCATTGATTACACTCTCGAGCATGGTCATGAAAAAGATTTCAGCCAAACATTCGACGCCTTGACAAAAGAACTCATGAAGGAGCTTGAAACGGTCTACAATCGAGGCTTTTCAAAAGGCTTTTACTTTGGAAAACCCGTCGATGCCTGGACAAAACAGTATGGATCACTTGCAACTGAAAAAAAAGTTTACGTTGGCACTGTTCAGAAATACTACCCAAAAGCAGGTGTTGCTGAAATACTGGTTCATACAAAGGGCATAGACAAAAAAAACAAGCTCACCATACAAGGCCCGAAAACAGGACTCGTTACCCTGATTGCCGAATCGTTGCGGGTGAATGATCAGCCGGCAGACTCGGCCCTGAAAGGCGAAATCGTCACCATTGCCTGTGCAGCAAAAGTCCGCAAAAGCGACAAGGTATACGTGTTCGAAAGCTTTTTGGCTCATCGGGATAGCGATTCAGGCATCAGGTAATGGCTTTCGACTCTTCGGTCATTTTCGGGCGAACGGAGAAAGACCCGGAAATCCATTGTTCACATGGATGCCGCCTCAAGTGCAGCGTAACCTGCTCGACAATGCAAAAAATACACTACTTCAAGCCAGCCAGTTATCAAACGACGACAACACAAATTCAATAGCGACTGTGTCAACTTTCTGTTACAGTACATTGTTAGCTTTCGTAGTGAACATTTTTGATGTACATTGCTCACTGCTGACAACAACTTTGAACAGGAGTCTTACTGATGATCTACAAAGTTATAGCCAAGCCGGAGTTCAAGAAGTTTATCGATGCTCTTGTAAAGGAAAACCTTTCATTCGGACCCAGACAGGTTGACACCGATCCAAACGGACAACCGATCTATCAGTTCAAAGAGGTTAATTCCGTGACCGACATTGCGTTTGATTATACAACAACCTACTCCTCGGCAAAACACTTTCTGATACCTTTCCGTGAAAACCTGTCGCACTTCAGCTATACCGATGGTGATTGGGAACAGGAGATCACCTACGATGTCAAACCGCTTGTTTTGATAGGCCTCAGACCTTGTGATATAAGCGCGATCAACATTCTCGACAGTGTTCTGCTTAACGGGCATTTTCCATCGCCGTACTATCTGGCAAGACGCAAAAACACGTTTATTATCGGCATGGACCATCTTCCACTTCCGGATTGTTTTTGCAAGTCCTTGAACCATCACACGGTGACCAGCGGTTTTAACCTTTTCTGCTCGGACATCGGTGAGAGTTACTATATCTCTATCAACTCGTCCAAAGCCTATAACTATCTGAAGGAGTTTGAGGTAACGGACCCAACATATGATGATGACTGCAAACTTATCGAACGCCGCAAACTGATCAAACAGAGTTTTAAAACCGATGTCGAAGTAACAGGACTGCCAAGTTTTCTCGACATCGAGTTCGACTCTCCTATCTGGACCAAATGGGGAGACAAGTGCCTCAACTGTGGCACCTGTGCGATGGTTTGCCCGACCTGTTACTGTTATAATATGGAAGACCGGCCTGATGTCGATCTGCAGGGATCGTCACGGCAAAAACAGTTGTACTCCTGCAACCTCGTTGATTTCGCGGAAGTTGCCGGCGGACATAATTTCAGGCCGAAAAACGGTGATAGATTGAAATACCGATACTATCACCATTATCTCGGGTTTGCTGAAAATGCAAATCAACCGATTTGTGTAGGCTGCAACAGGTGCGGACGCGCCTGCCTGGCCGGCATTAATCCCAAAGATGTCATCAATGACCTCAGAATGGAGAAAGAATCATGCATGATATGCGTTTCAGAGTCCCCGGACAAGACATAAACAGGGAACCTTTCGCTGATAACGTTCCGGATTTCCACTATCAGTCTTCACTTATGCAGACCGATAGAGGATATAAATGCCGGATCACCAATATTGTTTCGCTGACAGAGCAGGAAAAGCTTTTTCAGCTGAGGATTCTCGATCCTGATGAAAGAAACCTTTTCAGATTTCGACCAGGACAGTTTCTCATGTTACAGGTGCCGGGTTACGGTGAAGTTCCCATCTCGATTTCAAGCTCGACGAGTAATAACGAACAGGTGGAGTTATGCATCAGAAAAGCCGGACATGTCACCAGCGTTCTCTTTGATGCGCAAAAAGGTGCCCACGTTGCCATTCGCGGACCGTTTGGTTCATCGTTCCCCATGGAGGAAATGATGGACCGTAACGTAATTCTTGTAGCCGGCGGACTCGGTATCGCCCCGCTTCGTGCTCCGCTCTTCTGGATCAACGATCACAGGGATCGTTACAAGGATGTTCATATGCTTTATGGAACCAGAGAGCCATCCCAGCTGCTGTTTACCTACCAGTTCGAGGAATGGGAAAAAATCAACCATATCAACCTGCACACCATTGTTGAACATGGAACACCGGATTGGAGTGGCAGAACAGGGATGATCACCGAGCTTTTCAGCGAAATCGACATCGACCCGGAAAACACCTATGCCATTGTCTGCGGGCCTCCTGTCATGTTCAAGTTTGTCTGCAATTATCTCGACAAACAGGGGATTCCCATGAACCGCATGTTTGTTTCTCTTGAGCGACGTATGCACTGCGGTATGGGTAAATG
Protein-coding regions in this window:
- a CDS encoding universal stress protein, giving the protein MTGVAKRITIKRITVAIDCSPHSRASLFAAAEIAGMLQAELLGVFVEDINLIRMAELPFSQEIHLHTARSEPLDSSKLERLLKLQAKEAHELFIQTAERFGIPYRFRKLRGMVPTEVLEAALGTDLLAMGRSGRTPVCCRGLGSTAKKAIREAKTNILLTRPGLGTDSPLLVIYDGSTGAKAALETALGFVREEASLHVFLLGNNVRRHAFLKDEVEMILGKRIAKKEFHVIPWTDSRTIAQCIHMIEPGLLVLSDTSDTISTETVYSLIDTIDYPVLLVKSPM
- a CDS encoding MarC family protein — its product is MLFGINMVFGQQTGSSRSTNEAMQKPDIAVFPLAIPLITGPASMGAAVLLTALAVQFVLDGVLSVFP
- a CDS encoding TrmH family RNA methyltransferase, whose amino-acid sequence is MTSSFFRQASKSQIRRFAKLQLKKYRDKESLFLAEGLRTVTELLNHVPDESYLTTLFIEPEQLCRIPYKDRFREKIFLIDHEQGYRLSGTSTAQGVVGIFSQQRIPETRNTSFGKAGKSLAVALDDVQDPGNVGTIVRTAAWFGISGLICGPGTADRYNPKAVRAGAGSIFCLRHYGVDDLREELERMRRGGYEICCSSLQGTDFRDYDSWPEKMVLVIGNEANGIGQEILKIADRRVTIPHGKTGPEVESLNAAVSASILMAMLTL
- a CDS encoding peptidase U32 family protein, with product MTLPHRLELISPAGDRTSLLAALQAGADAVYFGAEGYNMRAASRNFTKGDFTDIAGLCGKYRAKAYLALNTVVYDDEIQTVEETVMAAKDAGLDAVICWDLSVIEACRKADIPFHISTQASVSNYSAVQFYASLGARMIVPARELTLEQVQNIISSIRNDRLNVTIECFIHGAMCMAVSGRCFLSQDIFGRSANRGACMQPCRRSYTIIDAEDGHELELGTDTVMSPKDLCTITFIDKLIKAGVTGFKIEGRNRSPEYVHTTTTCYRKAIDYTLEHGHEKDFSQTFDALTKELMKELETVYNRGFSKGFYFGKPVDAWTKQYGSLATEKKVYVGTVQKYYPKAGVAEILVHTKGIDKKNKLTIQGPKTGLVTLIAESLRVNDQPADSALKGEIVTIACAAKVRKSDKVYVFESFLAHRDSDSGIR
- a CDS encoding 4Fe-4S dicluster domain-containing protein, producing the protein MIYKVIAKPEFKKFIDALVKENLSFGPRQVDTDPNGQPIYQFKEVNSVTDIAFDYTTTYSSAKHFLIPFRENLSHFSYTDGDWEQEITYDVKPLVLIGLRPCDISAINILDSVLLNGHFPSPYYLARRKNTFIIGMDHLPLPDCFCKSLNHHTVTSGFNLFCSDIGESYYISINSSKAYNYLKEFEVTDPTYDDDCKLIERRKLIKQSFKTDVEVTGLPSFLDIEFDSPIWTKWGDKCLNCGTCAMVCPTCYCYNMEDRPDVDLQGSSRQKQLYSCNLVDFAEVAGGHNFRPKNGDRLKYRYYHHYLGFAENANQPICVGCNRCGRACLAGINPKDVINDLRMEKESCMICVSESPDKT
- a CDS encoding FAD/NAD(P)-binding protein, which codes for MQTDRGYKCRITNIVSLTEQEKLFQLRILDPDERNLFRFRPGQFLMLQVPGYGEVPISISSSTSNNEQVELCIRKAGHVTSVLFDAQKGAHVAIRGPFGSSFPMEEMMDRNVILVAGGLGIAPLRAPLFWINDHRDRYKDVHMLYGTREPSQLLFTYQFEEWEKINHINLHTIVEHGTPDWSGRTGMITELFSEIDIDPENTYAIVCGPPVMFKFVCNYLDKQGIPMNRMFVSLERRMHCGMGKCCRCMVGSTFTCVDGPVFDYWSVMNLKEAI